The following proteins come from a genomic window of Hydractinia symbiolongicarpus strain clone_291-10 chromosome 2, HSymV2.1, whole genome shotgun sequence:
- the LOC130629930 gene encoding uncharacterized protein LOC130629930, whose translation MNLSVSGKTMENIRNHRNIKLVTNEAAYTKLTMQPNFKSGTCFSKNLMGIEMGRTGIKMNKPIYIGQAILDMSKTVIYKLYYNYVQPNYGSKIQLCYIDTDSFIYHIRTKDFYRDFSDDVETRFDTSAYSKDDNRPLPIGKNKKVVGLMKDELGGKKMTSFITLRPKAYAYKALKKDGGDRKAKGVKRAVTKKCITFEDYEQCLNEGIDINKTWRCINNKGHNLYTQEVNKIALNAADDKKDRTS comes from the coding sequence ATGAACCTCTCAGTATCTGGAAAGACTATGGAGAATATCCGTAATCATCGGAACATAAAGCTAGTTACGAATGAAGCCGCATATACGAAGCTGACCATGCAACCAAACTTTAAAAGCGGCACATGCTTTAGTAAGAATCTCATGGGTATTGAAATGGGTAGGACGggtattaagatgaataagccgATCTATATAGGTCAGGCTATATTGGATATGTCAAAGACCGTgatatataaattatattacAACTATGTGCAGCCAAATTATGGTAGTAAAATACAACTATGTTATATTGATACGGACAGCTTCATTTACCATATAAGGACAAAGGATTTCTATCGGGATTTTTCCGATGATGTAGAGACACGTTTTGACACGAGTGCCTATAGCAAAGATGACAACAGACCCCTGCCTATCGGGAAGAACAAGAAAGTTGTGGGCTTAATGAAGGATGAATTAGGTGGTAAGAAAATGACTTCCTTTATTACTTTGAGACCTAAGGCTTATGCATACAAAGCCTTAAAAAAAGACGGTGGAGATCGTAAGGCCAAAGGAGTGAAGAGGGCTGTGACCAAGAAATGTATAACGTTCGAAGATTACGAGCAATGTCTGAATGAAGGTATTGATATTAACAAAACTTGGCGTTGTATTAATAACAAAGGTCATAATTTATACACCCAGGAAGTGAATAAAATTGCGCTTAATGCCGCTGATGACAAAAAGGATCGTACAAGCTGA